One genomic region from Vibrio cyclitrophicus encodes:
- the priA gene encoding primosomal protein N', giving the protein MRPMIARVALPVPLDKQFDYKIPNHLFPIIGGRVSVPFGRQTLTGIVTALVNESEFELDKLKPIKALLDNQPVWPESVYSLLMWCSQFYQYPLGETLANALPSALRKGKAADFATLVEWQLTPSGRDQLMQGFGRAVKQAKVMHMLEHGPVPHQEFIDEEVGSAVLKTLEEKGWIESAEKKPKRQPWSTDLENDQDKPKLNEEQAIAIATVNSQTDFGCFLLEGVTGSGKTEVYLNMIKPILDQGKQALVLVPEIGLTPQTINRFKRRFNVPVEVIHSGLNDSERLNAWLSARDKIAGIVIGTRSALFTPFADLGIIIVDEEHDASYKQQDSLRYHARDVAIMRAHKAQIPVVLGSATPAFETLHNAQIGKYSYLTLTSRAGVALPTTNKVLDVKGEYLESGLSASLIAEMQRHLKAGNQVMLFLNRRGFSPALMCHDCGWTAECKRCDAYYTYHQYSNEMRCHHCGSQQHIVHNCQGCGSANLVTVGVGTEQLEAQLGQLFPEYKTIRIDRDSTRRKGSLENALESIRKGEYQILIGTQMLAKGHHFPDVTLVALLDVDGSLYSSDFRASERLAQLFIQVAGRAGRASKPGEVILQTHHPEHGLLQALLHKDYNHFAQTALAERKQAMLPPYTFMTLFRAEANDTRLVEEFLRQVRHTLESHPLFDQYCMVLGPTPAPLAKRAGKSRWQLILQTQTRSLMQKLLMSAKPAINMLPAAKKVRWSLDIEPQDLS; this is encoded by the coding sequence ATGCGTCCAATGATTGCCCGTGTGGCACTGCCTGTTCCACTCGACAAGCAGTTCGATTACAAGATTCCCAACCACCTATTTCCTATCATTGGCGGTCGAGTGTCTGTGCCATTCGGACGACAAACCTTAACTGGCATCGTCACGGCTCTGGTTAACGAATCAGAATTCGAGCTAGACAAGCTCAAGCCAATCAAAGCTTTATTAGATAACCAACCCGTTTGGCCAGAATCAGTCTACTCACTCTTAATGTGGTGTAGCCAGTTTTATCAGTATCCATTGGGTGAAACTTTGGCTAACGCTCTGCCAAGCGCTTTACGAAAAGGAAAAGCGGCCGACTTCGCAACACTTGTCGAGTGGCAACTGACCCCATCAGGTAGAGATCAGCTGATGCAAGGCTTTGGTCGTGCGGTCAAGCAAGCCAAAGTGATGCACATGCTTGAGCACGGTCCCGTTCCTCATCAAGAGTTCATCGATGAAGAAGTCGGTAGTGCTGTACTCAAGACACTCGAAGAAAAAGGTTGGATTGAATCTGCTGAGAAAAAACCGAAACGCCAACCGTGGTCAACTGACCTCGAAAACGACCAAGACAAACCTAAGCTCAACGAAGAGCAAGCTATCGCGATAGCAACGGTAAATAGCCAAACCGACTTTGGTTGCTTCTTATTAGAAGGTGTCACGGGCTCAGGTAAAACTGAAGTCTACCTTAATATGATCAAGCCGATTCTAGACCAAGGTAAACAAGCGTTAGTCTTGGTTCCTGAAATAGGCCTGACACCTCAAACGATTAACCGCTTTAAACGACGCTTTAATGTACCCGTTGAGGTCATCCATTCAGGGTTAAACGATTCTGAGCGATTGAATGCTTGGTTATCGGCGCGTGATAAAATTGCGGGTATCGTGATTGGTACACGCTCGGCTCTATTCACGCCTTTTGCCGATCTGGGCATCATTATTGTCGATGAAGAACATGATGCTTCATATAAACAGCAAGACAGCCTCCGCTACCACGCTCGTGATGTGGCGATCATGCGTGCTCACAAAGCACAGATTCCGGTTGTTCTTGGTTCAGCTACTCCGGCCTTTGAGACACTGCACAATGCTCAGATCGGTAAATACAGCTACCTCACTCTCACCTCACGCGCGGGGGTCGCTCTGCCGACCACCAATAAAGTATTGGATGTTAAGGGGGAATACCTAGAAAGCGGCTTATCTGCGTCGTTGATTGCAGAAATGCAAAGGCATCTCAAGGCGGGTAACCAAGTGATGTTGTTCCTCAACCGCCGTGGGTTTTCTCCAGCACTGATGTGTCACGATTGTGGTTGGACTGCAGAATGTAAACGCTGTGACGCTTACTACACCTATCACCAATACAGTAATGAGATGCGCTGCCACCATTGTGGTTCACAACAGCATATCGTACATAATTGCCAAGGCTGTGGTTCAGCGAACTTAGTAACCGTGGGTGTCGGTACCGAGCAACTAGAAGCTCAACTTGGCCAACTATTCCCTGAATACAAAACCATTCGCATTGATCGCGATAGTACTCGCCGTAAAGGCAGCCTAGAAAATGCATTAGAGTCGATTCGCAAAGGTGAATACCAAATCCTGATTGGTACACAGATGCTTGCTAAAGGGCATCACTTCCCAGATGTCACACTTGTTGCGTTATTGGATGTTGATGGCTCTTTATATAGTAGTGACTTTAGAGCTTCAGAACGCCTTGCTCAGTTATTCATTCAAGTAGCGGGACGCGCCGGTCGTGCAAGTAAACCGGGTGAAGTCATCTTACAAACTCACCACCCTGAACACGGATTACTGCAAGCACTATTACATAAAGACTATAACCACTTCGCTCAGACTGCCTTAGCCGAACGCAAACAGGCGATGTTACCGCCATATACCTTTATGACGTTATTCCGAGCGGAAGCTAACGACACGCGCTTAGTGGAAGAGTTTCTACGTCAAGTGCGTCATACATTAGAATCGCACCCGCTGTTTGACCAATATTGTATGGTGTTAGGGCCAACCCCTGCCCCGTTAGCAAAACGAGCGGGCAAGTCGCGCTGGCAGTTAATCTTACAAACTCAGACGCGTTCATTAATGCAGAAGCTATTAATGAGCGCGAAACCGGCAATCAATATGTTACCCGCTGCAAAAAAAGTCCGCTGGTCACTCGATATAGAGCCTCAAGATTTGAGCTAA
- a CDS encoding malic enzyme-like NAD(P)-binding protein, whose product MSEDSSQAQSSQELSPQEQFRQQALDYHEFPIPGKIAVELTKPANSAEDLALAYSPGVAEPVREIAQNVDNVYKYTGKGNMVAVISNGTAILGLGNLGPIASKPVMEGKALLFKRFAGLDSIDIEVKHRTIDEFVDTVANIADTFGGINLEDIKAPDCFEIERRLIERCDVPVFHDDQHGTAIVTAAGMLNAIELQGKKLEECKIVCLGAGAAAVACMELLIKCGAQREKIYMLDRKGVIHTRRDDLNEYKALFANNTDKRTLEDVIEGADLFLGVSGPNLLPAEALTLMADKPVVFACSNPDPEIKPQLAHEVRSDLIMGTGRSDYPNQVNNVLCFPFIFRGALDVRASEINDEMKLAAVKAIRELAKEEVPAEVLAVAGETALKFGKGYIIPKPMDPRLLPRVAKAVAVAAVESGVARIEMPANYMA is encoded by the coding sequence ATGTCTGAAGACAGCAGCCAAGCTCAATCCTCTCAAGAATTATCGCCTCAAGAACAATTCCGTCAGCAAGCTCTTGATTACCATGAGTTCCCAATTCCTGGCAAAATTGCCGTAGAACTGACGAAGCCTGCAAACTCTGCAGAAGACCTAGCACTTGCATACAGTCCTGGTGTGGCTGAGCCAGTCCGAGAGATCGCACAGAACGTCGATAACGTTTACAAGTACACAGGTAAAGGCAACATGGTTGCAGTTATCTCTAACGGTACCGCGATTCTTGGCTTAGGTAACCTTGGCCCTATTGCTTCTAAACCTGTTATGGAAGGTAAAGCGTTACTGTTTAAGCGTTTTGCTGGTTTAGATTCTATCGATATTGAAGTAAAACACCGCACAATCGATGAGTTCGTTGATACGGTTGCGAATATCGCAGATACATTCGGCGGTATTAACCTAGAAGACATCAAAGCACCAGACTGTTTTGAAATTGAACGTCGCCTGATTGAGCGTTGTGATGTACCTGTATTCCACGATGACCAACATGGTACTGCGATTGTAACTGCCGCGGGTATGCTGAACGCAATCGAGCTTCAAGGTAAAAAACTCGAAGAGTGTAAGATCGTTTGCTTAGGCGCTGGAGCAGCCGCAGTTGCTTGTATGGAATTACTGATTAAGTGTGGCGCTCAGCGTGAGAAGATCTACATGCTTGATCGTAAAGGTGTGATCCACACTCGTCGTGATGACCTGAATGAGTACAAAGCACTGTTCGCAAACAACACCGACAAGCGTACGCTTGAAGATGTTATTGAAGGTGCTGATCTTTTCTTGGGCGTATCGGGCCCTAATTTGCTACCAGCAGAAGCACTAACGCTAATGGCTGATAAGCCAGTTGTGTTTGCATGTTCAAACCCTGATCCAGAGATCAAGCCACAGCTTGCTCACGAAGTTCGTTCTGATCTAATTATGGGTACAGGCCGCAGTGATTACCCTAACCAGGTAAACAACGTACTTTGTTTCCCATTCATTTTCCGTGGTGCACTAGACGTACGTGCGAGCGAAATCAATGACGAAATGAAGCTAGCGGCGGTTAAAGCTATTCGTGAACTAGCGAAAGAAGAAGTTCCAGCTGAAGTACTAGCAGTTGCAGGTGAGACTGCACTGAAGTTCGGTAAGGGTTACATCATTCCTAAGCCAATGGACCCACGTCTACTTCCTCGTGTAGCAAAAGCGGTAGCCGTAGCGGCAGTTGAATCTGGCGTAGCTCGTATTGAGATGCCTGCTAACTATATGGCATAA
- the metJ gene encoding met regulon transcriptional regulator MetJ, whose product MADWNGEYISPYAEHGKKSEQVKKITVSIPLKVLKVLTDERTRRQINNLRHATNSELLCEAFLHAYTGQPLPTDEDLRKDRPDDIPAEVKELMTAMGIEFEAFDEE is encoded by the coding sequence ATGGCCGACTGGAATGGTGAATACATAAGCCCATATGCTGAGCATGGAAAGAAAAGCGAACAAGTAAAGAAAATTACAGTTTCTATCCCTCTAAAAGTGTTAAAGGTTCTCACTGACGAGCGTACTCGCCGCCAGATTAACAACCTACGCCATGCAACAAACAGTGAGCTACTGTGCGAAGCCTTTCTACATGCGTACACAGGCCAGCCACTGCCAACGGATGAAGACCTTCGTAAAGATCGCCCAGATGATATTCCTGCTGAAGTGAAAGAACTGATGACAGCAATGGGTATCGAGTTCGAAGCATTTGACGAAGAATAA
- the rpmE gene encoding 50S ribosomal protein L31, protein MKAGIHPEYKAVTATCSCGNTFEFNSTLAKESIHLDVCDKCHPFYTGKQRIVDTGGRVDRFNKRFGALSSKK, encoded by the coding sequence ATGAAAGCTGGAATCCACCCAGAATACAAAGCAGTTACTGCAACTTGTTCTTGCGGCAACACATTTGAGTTCAACTCAACGCTTGCAAAAGAATCTATCCACCTAGACGTATGTGACAAATGTCACCCATTCTACACTGGTAAGCAACGTATCGTAGATACGGGCGGCCGTGTTGATCGCTTCAACAAGCGTTTCGGTGCTCTTTCTAGCAAGAAGTAA
- the cytR gene encoding DNA-binding transcriptional regulator CytR, with product MATMKDVAQLAGVSTATVSRALMNPEKVSVSTRKRVEAAVLEAGYSPNTLARNLRRNESKTIITIVPDICDPYFAEIIRGIEDAAVENDYLVLLGDSGQQKKRESSFVNLVFTKQADGMLLLGTDHPFDVSKPEQKNLPPMVMACEFAPELELPTVHIDNLTSAFEAVNYLAQLGHKRIAQISGPISATLCKLRQQGYQQALRRAGVSMNPAYSTVGDFTFEAGAQAVRQLLALPEQPTAIFCHNDAMAIGAIQEAKKLGLRVPQDLSIVGFDDIQFAQYCDPPLTTISQPRYEIGRQAMLMMLDLLKGNDVQAGSRLLEAKLVVRGSTAPPRI from the coding sequence ATGGCGACAATGAAGGATGTTGCCCAGCTAGCAGGCGTCTCAACAGCAACGGTATCACGTGCATTGATGAACCCTGAAAAAGTCTCTGTTTCTACTCGTAAGCGAGTCGAAGCGGCAGTGCTAGAAGCTGGATACTCACCCAACACATTAGCTAGAAACTTACGTCGCAACGAATCAAAAACCATCATCACTATCGTTCCTGATATCTGTGACCCTTATTTTGCTGAAATCATTCGTGGTATCGAAGACGCCGCAGTAGAAAATGATTACCTTGTTCTACTGGGTGATAGCGGCCAGCAAAAGAAGCGCGAGTCTTCTTTTGTTAACTTGGTTTTCACCAAGCAAGCTGACGGTATGCTGCTGCTTGGCACTGACCATCCGTTTGATGTCAGCAAGCCTGAACAAAAGAATTTACCGCCGATGGTGATGGCATGTGAATTCGCCCCTGAGCTCGAATTACCGACAGTACACATCGATAACTTAACCTCTGCATTTGAAGCGGTTAACTACCTAGCCCAATTAGGTCATAAGCGTATCGCTCAAATATCTGGCCCAATATCAGCGACACTGTGTAAACTCCGCCAACAAGGCTACCAACAAGCATTGCGCCGTGCGGGTGTATCAATGAACCCAGCTTATAGCACGGTCGGTGACTTTACCTTTGAAGCTGGTGCTCAAGCGGTTCGTCAACTTCTAGCTCTGCCCGAGCAACCTACTGCTATTTTCTGTCATAACGATGCAATGGCGATTGGTGCGATTCAAGAAGCGAAGAAGCTAGGTTTACGCGTCCCTCAAGATTTATCAATTGTTGGCTTTGATGACATCCAATTCGCTCAATACTGCGATCCACCACTGACAACAATTTCTCAGCCTCGTTACGAGATTGGACGTCAAGCCATGCTAATGATGCTTGATCTCCTTAAAGGTAACGATGTTCAAGCTGGTTCACGTCTGCTTGAAGCTAAACTCGTGGTTCGAGGCAGTACTGCACCACCGCGAATTTAA